Proteins found in one Miscanthus floridulus cultivar M001 chromosome 4, ASM1932011v1, whole genome shotgun sequence genomic segment:
- the LOC136551055 gene encoding uncharacterized protein — MKKLDQLEDQGKKKLHKEGQHEIEDADFLREMGIGCEDNGLQLTQLSERTANIDCQQGALAREFQVNIECYYKFESNIVNPSYTHEGSSIGTVDYNSYAQEKQAIQMNGVYEGGLELNPQNSNYTFQQETSAPPLTYNSYQQEHEMQSASKNDLEFNPESFYRFESNIENASKTHEENSTSSVNYNSYVQQEMQRQEVITSQGGTSYVLSQGGTSYRSLIAQVIAEAKSSTQNYGDFLSAPMTGTYRLAQ, encoded by the exons ATGAAGAAACTGGACCAATTAGAAGATCAGGGCAAGAAAAAG CTTCACAAGGAAGGACAACATGAAATAGAAGATGCAGATTTTTTAAGAGAAATGGGTATTGGATGTGAGGACAATGGACTACAACTTACACAATTATCAGAGAGAACAGCAAACATAGACTGTCAGCAG GGTGCTTTGGCAAGAGAATTTCAAGTCAATATTGAATGCTACTACAAGTTTGAGTCAAATATTGTAAACCCCAGTTATACTCATGAG GGTAGTTCAATAGGAACAGTGGACTACAACTCCTATGCACAAGAGAAACAAGCAATCCAAATGAAC GGTGTGTACGAAGGGGGTTTGGAACTGAATCCTCAGAACTCTAATTACACATTTCAACAGGAGACTTCAGCACCACCACTCACCTACAACAGCTATCAACAAGAACATGAAATGCAGAGTGCTTCCAAAAATGATTTGGAATTCAATCCTGAGAGCTTCTATAGATTTGAGTCAAACATTGAAAATGCCAGCAAAACTCATGAG GAGAACTCAACAAGTTCAGTGAACTACAACAGCTATGTACAACAAGAAATGCAGAGACAAGAA GTCATCACATCACAGGGAGGAACAAGCTATGTGCTGTCACAGGGCGGTACAAGCTACAGAAGCCTTATCGCACAAGTCATAGCTGAAGCTAAATCTTCAACTCAAAATTATGGTGATTTTTTGTCAGCTCCAATGACTGGAACTTATAGACTTGCTCAATGA